One stretch of Glycine soja cultivar W05 chromosome 7, ASM419377v2, whole genome shotgun sequence DNA includes these proteins:
- the LOC114419712 gene encoding caffeoyl-CoA O-methyltransferase: protein MAEQNQNQTTEAGRHQEVGHKSLLQSDALYQYILETSVYPREPESMKELRELTAKHPWNIMTTSADEGQFLNMLLKLINAKNTMEIGVYTGYSLLATALALPEDGKILAMDINRENYELGLPVIKKAGVDHKIEFREGPALPVLDEMIKDEKNHGSYDFIFVDADKDNYLNYHKRLIELVKVGGVIGYDNTLWNGSVVAPPDAPLRKYVRYYRDFVLELNKALAVDPRIEICMLPVGDGITICRRIK, encoded by the exons ATGGCagaacaaaaccaaaaccaaacaaCTGAAGCTGGAAGGCACCAAGAGGTTGGTCACAAGAGCCTTCTCCAGAGTGATGCTCTTTACCAG TATATTCTGGAGACAAGTGTCTACCCAAGAGAACCTGAATCCATGAAAGAACTGAGAGAGTTGACAGCAAAACACCCAtg gAACATCATGACAACCTCTGCAGACGAAGGGCAGTTCTTGAACATGCTCCTTAAGCTCATCAATGCCAAGAACACCATGGAAATTGGTGTCTACACTGGGTATTCACTTCTTGCCACCGCTCTCGCTCTTCCTGAAGATGGAAAG ATCTTGGCCATGGACATTAACAGGGAGAATTATGAATTGGGTTTGCCTGTAATTAAAAAAGCTGGTGTTGACCACAAAATTGAATTCAGAGAAGGTCCTGCTCTACCAGTTCTTGATGAAATGATTAAAGAT GAGAAGAACCATGGAAGCTATGACTTCATCTTTGTTGATGCGGACAAGGACAACTACCTCAACTACCACAAGAGGTTGATAGAGCTTGTAAAAGTTGGGGGCGTGATCGGGTACGACAACACCCTATGGAACGGATCTGTGGTGGCACCCCCTGATGCTCCTCTTAGGAAGTATGTTAGGTACTACAGGGACTTCGTGCTGGAGCTCAACAAAGCCCTCGCTGTGGACCCCAGGATCGAGATTTGCATGCTCCCGGTTGGTGATGGAATCACTATCTGCCGTCGGATCAAGTGA